GTCCGCTCGTGGCGATCGTCGCGGGCTCGAAGGTGTCGACCAAGCTGACCATCCTGAAGTCGCTCGCTGACAAGGTCGATCAGCTGATCGTCGGCGGCGGCATCGCGAATACGTTCATGCTCGCGGCCGGGCTGAAGATCGGCAAGTCGCTGGTCGAAGCCGATCTCGTCGAAGAAGCGAAGGCGATCATCGAATCGGCGAAGGCGCGCGGCGCATCGGTGCCGATTCCGTCGGACGTCGTGACGGCGAAGGAATTCGCGGCGACGGCGCAAGCCACCGTCAAGCAGGTCGCCGACATCGAAGACGACGACATGATCCTCGACATCGGACCGGAAACGGCCAAGGCGCTCGCCGGCCAGCTCGAAAAGGCAGGCACGGTCGTGTGGAACGGCCCGGTCGGCGTGTTCGAGTTCGACCAGTTCGGCAACGGCACGAAGACGCTGGCTGAAGCGATCGCGAAGTCGTCGGCGTACTCGATTGCAGGCGGCGGCGACACGCTCGCGGCCATCGCCAAGTACGGCATCCACGACAAGATCAGCTATATCTCGACGGGCGGCGGCGCCTTCCTCGAGTTCCTCGAGGGCAAGAAGCTGCCCGCAGTCGCAGTGCTGGAATCGCGGGCCTGATAATGGCGACGCGCTCCCCCAACAAAGCTCAGAAGACGCGCAACGCGTCGCGCACGGCAGCGGCAGGGGAGCGCGCAGCGCGCTCCGCAGATGCGCTGCAACGGGAGGCCGCCGCACAAGCGGCCTCGCAGCAACACGATCACGCGCCAGTGGCACAGACCGCAGCCGTGACGGAAACAGAACAGAATATCGAACTGGCTGTCGTCGAAGCCGCAGACAACGCGGATCAAACAGCCGGTTCAACCGCAACGGTGTCTCTCGCCTCGCACACCGAAGCCAACGAATCCTTGCCTGCAACTGAAGTGACTCAAGAGGTCGCTCAGCCGCAGGCATCGAAGATCGCAGCAGCTCCCCACGATTCGACGCCGGGCCTTCAAGGTTCGAAGGGAACGAACGGCGCACCACCCCATGTAGCACCTGTCGTTGCGCAGCCTCCGCATCCGACTCCCAACGTTCATCCCAGCGATCCTATCCAGACGAGGAGACTCATGCATCGCGCCACCAAGATTGTCGCAACCATCGGACCCGCTTCCAGCACCCAGGACATCCTGCTGCAGATGATTCAGGCGGGCGCCGATGTGGTGCGTCTCAACTTCTCGCACGGCACCGCCGACGACCATCGTCAACGCGCGGATTTCGTACGTGAAGCGGCCCGGCAGGCAGGCCGCGAAGTCGGCATCATGGCCGATTTGCAAGGCCCGAAGATTCGTGTCGGCAAGTTCGAAAACGGCAAGACGACGCTGATTGCCGGCAATACCTTCATCCTCGATGCCGATTGCGAGCTCGGCAACGACGACCGCGTCGGTCTCGACTACAAGGACCTGCCGCGCGACCTGCGGGCAGGCGACACGCTGCTCCTGAACGACGGCCTGATCGTGCTGACCGTCTCGCGTGTGATCGGCAACGAAATTCACACGGTTGTGAAGATCGGCGGCGACCTGTCGAACAACAAGGGCATCAACCGCCAGGGCGGCGGTCTGACGGCACCGGCGCTGACCGCGAAGGACATGGAAGATATCCGCACGGCGATGTCGCTGGGTGCGGACTACGTCGCCGTGTCGTTCCCGAAGAATGCGACCGACATGGAAATGGCGCGTCAGCTCGCGAACATCGCGGGCGCGCCGTACGGCATCAAGCCGAAGATGATCGCGAAGATCGAGCGCGCCGAGGCGATTCCGGCGCTGCAAGGCATTCTCGAAGCATCGGACGGCATCATGGTCGCGCGCGGCGACCTCGCCGTCGAAGTCGGCAACGCGGCTGTGCCCGCGCTGCAAAAGCGCATGATCAAGATGGCGCGTGACATGAACAAGTTCGTGATCACGGCCACGCAGATGATGGAGTCGATGATCCACGCGCCCGTGCCGACGCGCGCGGAAGTGTCGGACGTCGCGAACGCGGTGCTGGACGGCACGGATGCCGTGATGTTGTCGGCGGAATCGGCGGCGGGTAAATACCCGGTGCAGACCATCGAAACGATGGCTGCCATCTGTATCGAAGCCGAAAAATCCGAGCACGTCGAACTGGACAAGGATTTCCTCGACCGCACGTTCACGCGCATCGACCAGTCGATCGCAATGGGCGCGCTGTTCACCGCGTATCACCTGGGCGCGAAGGCGATCGTCGCGCTGACGGAATCGGGCTCGACGGCGCTGTGGATGTCGCGTCACTGGACGCACGTGCCGATCTTCGCGCTGACGCCCCGCACGGGCAGCGAGCGCGCAATGGCGATCTACCGCAACGTCACGTCGCTGCATCTCGACACCAGCAGCGACCGCGACATCGCGCTCGCGCAGGCGCTCGAAGTGG
This genomic interval from Paraburkholderia sabiae contains the following:
- a CDS encoding phosphoglycerate kinase, which translates into the protein MNKVLRLSDLIAEGKLSGKRVFIRADLNVPQDDAGNITEDTRIRASVPAIKSALDAGAAVMVTSHLGRPTEGDFKPEDSLAPVAKRLAELLGRDVPLVQNWVENGVNVAPGQVVLLENCRVNKGEKKDSDELAQKMAKLCDVYVNDAFGTAHRAEATTHGIAKYAAVACAGPLLAAELEALGKALGSPKRPLVAIVAGSKVSTKLTILKSLADKVDQLIVGGGIANTFMLAAGLKIGKSLVEADLVEEAKAIIESAKARGASVPIPSDVVTAKEFAATAQATVKQVADIEDDDMILDIGPETAKALAGQLEKAGTVVWNGPVGVFEFDQFGNGTKTLAEAIAKSSAYSIAGGGDTLAAIAKYGIHDKISYISTGGGAFLEFLEGKKLPAVAVLESRA
- the pyk gene encoding pyruvate kinase; the encoded protein is MHRATKIVATIGPASSTQDILLQMIQAGADVVRLNFSHGTADDHRQRADFVREAARQAGREVGIMADLQGPKIRVGKFENGKTTLIAGNTFILDADCELGNDDRVGLDYKDLPRDLRAGDTLLLNDGLIVLTVSRVIGNEIHTVVKIGGDLSNNKGINRQGGGLTAPALTAKDMEDIRTAMSLGADYVAVSFPKNATDMEMARQLANIAGAPYGIKPKMIAKIERAEAIPALQGILEASDGIMVARGDLAVEVGNAAVPALQKRMIKMARDMNKFVITATQMMESMIHAPVPTRAEVSDVANAVLDGTDAVMLSAESAAGKYPVQTIETMAAICIEAEKSEHVELDKDFLDRTFTRIDQSIAMGALFTAYHLGAKAIVALTESGSTALWMSRHWTHVPIFALTPRTGSERAMAIYRNVTSLHLDTSSDRDIALAQALEVVVGKGYAARGDMVVLTVGEPMGQAGGTNTLKIVRVGEPV